Part of the Brevibacillus brevis genome is shown below.
GTGATGAACGCGACCGCGAAGAAATGTACGACATTGGCGAGGATGAGAATCCAGATCGTGCCATACAGGCCGTGAAACGGGTTTTGCGGATCGTTGAAAAAGAAAATGTAGGAAAGGCCGATGACCAGACCCGGCAAGGCCAAGGGCAGGATGGACAGGAAGTACCCGGCTTGCCGCAGCCCCTTCCACGCCTTCGTTTTTTCGATCACATAAGCCGCAGTGAACGTGGCGGCAGTGCCCAGGATGGCTGTCAGCAGCGAGACGAGTACGCTGTTCCATAGCGGACCCGCCCCCTCTCCGGCCACATGGGAAAAATCGTAGTGCTGCCATCCGAATCCGAGGTTGTACGGCCACACCTTGACGAAGGAAGCGAGCACCACCGCCGCCATGAGCAGCAGAAGAAAACCGCTCACAGCCAGGCAGAGGATGAAGAAAAAGGTATCGCGAGCTTTGTTTTCCTTTATGCGGTATGGCTTGGACTTGGCCGTGACTGCCGCGTGCTGCTTGCGTTCGACGATGCGGTCCACGATGAACGCGGCCAGCGCCGGGAGAATCAGCAGCAGTCCTACCGTCGCCCCCATTGTCATGTTTTGCTGTCCGATCACTTGCTTGTAAATGTCAGTCGCGAGGACCGAATATTGCCCCCCGACCACCTTGGGCGCGCCGAAATCCGTAAATGCCAGCGTAAAGGTGACGAAGCACGCACTGACAATCCCGTATTTGACGCTCGGAACCGTCACCGTCCAAAATTTCCGAATCGCGCCTGCTCCCAGCGTATCGGCAGCCTCGTACAGCTGATAATCCGCAAAAGCCAGAGAAACCGCCAGAATCAGGTACGCCTGCGGAAGGACGTAGACGACCTCCGCCAGGATAATGCCTACAGGACCGTACAGATCGATGTCCCACGAGAATGGCAGCAAACCGAAGATTCCCGTCGTGACCAGCCCCTGATTGCCAAACAGATAGGTCAACGCGATCCCGTGCATCATCGTCGGAGCAAACAGCGGCAGGAGCGCCACCGCCCGAAACGCCCGCTTTCCGCGGATTCCGCTGCGCGTCATGGCATAAGCGAACAAAAAGGCGAGCGTGACCGCCGCGGCTGTCGTAATCCCCGCGACGAAAAGCGTATTCGTCAGGGATTGAGACAGAGCCGGTGTGGAGAAGTACGCCGCGAAGTT
Proteins encoded:
- a CDS encoding putative 2-aminoethylphosphonate ABC transporter permease subunit; its protein translation is MKASVIKGGKDTLQKGLIALVVAALLTSVLLPLIQLFSRAFYDRTGHFVGFGNFAAYFSTPALSQSLTNTLFVAGITTAAAVTLAFLFAYAMTRSGIRGKRAFRAVALLPLFAPTMMHGIALTYLFGNQGLVTTGIFGLLPFSWDIDLYGPVGIILAEVVYVLPQAYLILAVSLAFADYQLYEAADTLGAGAIRKFWTVTVPSVKYGIVSACFVTFTLAFTDFGAPKVVGGQYSVLATDIYKQVIGQQNMTMGATVGLLLILPALAAFIVDRIVERKQHAAVTAKSKPYRIKENKARDTFFFILCLAVSGFLLLLMAAVVLASFVKVWPYNLGFGWQHYDFSHVAGEGAGPLWNSVLVSLLTAILGTAATFTAAYVIEKTKAWKGLRQAGYFLSILPLALPGLVIGLSYIFFFNDPQNPFHGLYGTIWILILANVVHFFAVAFITATSALKKLDPEFELAAESMGIPQAKVFWRVTVPVCAPAIMEMAVYFFINSLVTVSAVVFLYAADFKLAAVSIVNMDDAGDVAPAAAMSVLIVCLNIVARTGAEWAIAAIRKRAAWAGQEKEKVA